One window of the Staphylococcus equorum genome contains the following:
- the pmtB gene encoding phenol-soluble modulin export ABC transporter permease subunit PmtB, which translates to MKNLLIRNLKLRKWTIVIYAMLLLFSPLQLIIIPNSIFTNALYSAVAMILLFVSILDSGHVFRFNSKLGHRMAYDFFGSLPVSKKSLLNANYLTVIIFTLVGAAILSLYTMPNSHVSTSNIDFNISMPFSYIAVNFFAVPIAFKKYTEQKSDYISYIIYLLTMVILIPVIIVLLVVGICTLFNYSLGILNYFETIFNYGFLTLSIFCFVASYIIQYKKLI; encoded by the coding sequence ATGAAAAATTTACTTATTAGAAATTTAAAATTACGTAAATGGACAATCGTAATATATGCAATGTTATTATTGTTTTCTCCACTGCAATTAATCATAATACCTAATAGTATTTTTACTAATGCGTTATATTCTGCAGTTGCGATGATATTACTTTTTGTTTCTATACTAGATTCTGGTCATGTTTTTCGTTTTAATAGTAAGCTTGGGCACAGAATGGCTTATGACTTTTTTGGCAGTTTACCAGTTTCTAAAAAGTCGTTATTGAATGCTAATTATTTAACAGTTATTATTTTTACATTAGTTGGGGCAGCAATATTATCTTTATATACTATGCCGAATTCTCATGTATCAACGAGTAATATTGATTTTAACATTTCAATGCCATTTTCATACATTGCGGTAAATTTCTTTGCAGTACCTATAGCTTTCAAAAAATATACAGAACAAAAATCTGATTACATTTCTTATATAATTTATTTACTTACAATGGTTATTTTAATACCTGTCATAATCGTGCTACTTGTAGTTGGAATATGTACATTATTTAATTATAGTCTGGGTATATTAAATTATTTTGAAACTATTTTTAATTATGGATTTTTAACTTTAAGTATTTTTTGCTTTGTAGCTAGCTACATCATTCAATATAAAAAATTAATTTAA